GCCGCGGCGCTGCTGGCGGCGGTGTTCTCCTCGCACACGCTGCTTGCCTACCCGGTGGCCAACCAGCTCGACATCACCAAGAACAGGGCCGTCACCGCGGTCTTCGGTGGCATCCTCTTTACCGACACGCTCGCGCTCGTCGTACTCGCGCTCGTGATGGGGGCTGTCGACGGCGGGCTGAGTGCCCTGCTGTTCGCGCAGATCTTCGGCGCGATCGTCGTGCTGTTCGCGGGCGTCTGGTTCGTCGTCCCGCCGATCGCCCGGTGGTTCTTCCAGAACTTGAGCGAGGAGAGCTACTTCGAGTTCCTCTTCGTCGCGACGGCGCTGTTCGCCGCGGGCAGCCTCGCGGAGGTCCTCGGCCTGTCGGCGATCCTCGGGGCGTTCGTCGCCGGGATCGCGCTGAACCGCCAGATCCCCCGCGGGGGAACGCTGATGAACCGCATCGAGTTCGTCGGCAACGCCTTCTTCATCCCCTTCTTCCTGATCTACGTCGGGATGCTCGTCGACGTCGGCGTGATCTTCGACGGGCTGGGGACCCTGCAGGTCGCCGCGACGATCCTCGCGACGATGTTCGTCATGAAGTGGGTCGCCGCCTGGGTCGTCAGCCGGATCCAGGGCTACGACGAGAACGAGCGCGGCGTGATCTACGGGCTCTCGGTGGGCCAGGCCGCGGCGGCGCTCGCGATCACCCTCATCGGGTTCGAGGAGGGGCTGTTCACGGCGGACGTGCTCAACGCCGTCGTGTTGATGATGCTCGTCGCGACGGTCGTCAGCCCGTGGTGGACCGTACGGGCGGGCCAGAAGCTCGCCCGCGAGGAGGAGGTCGAGCCCGGCGGTGACGACGAGCTCGACCCCCGGGTGCTCCTGCCGCTGTCGACCGACGCCGAGCGCCAACAGCGCCTGCTCGAGTTCGCGTTCGTCCTCAAGGAGGAGGACGCCGCCGAGCCGGTCCACCTGCTGACCGTGGTACGCCCGGAGTCCGGGCGAACGGAGGAGCAGGTCGCGCTGGTCGAGCGCGACCTCGAACGGGCCGCGGAGTTCGGCGGTGCAGCCGAGGTCCCCATCGAGAGCGAGACCCGCGTGAACCACAACATCGCCTCGGGGATCGTCCGGGGCAGCGTCGAGACCCGCGCGGACGTGATCCTCATGGGCTGGGACGCCCGCGCCTCGTTCGGCCGGCGGATCTTCGGCGACATCATCGACCAGGTGTTGCGGCGCACGCGGATCCCCGTCATGGTCTCGCGCCTCGGCCACCCGATCAACACCACCGAGCGGGTCTTCCTCGTCGTCCCCCACGGGATCGACCACCACGAGGGGTTCTACGAGGCGGTCCACGTCGTCAAACGATTGGCCTCGAAGCTCGGGACGCCGGTCACCGTGCTGGTCATGGAGGGTGACACCCACCAGTACGAGCGGCTGTTCGGCATGGTCGAGAACGAGGTCGACGCCGAGTTCGAGTCGATGGAGTGGAGTTCGCTGCTCGACTCGCTGGGCGAGCGTGCCGCGGAGGACGACCTGATCGTCACGCTCTCGCCACGGGAGGGCGAGGTCGGCTGGCACTCGGAGCTGGCGGAGCTGCCGAGCCGGCTCGTCGAGCTACCCCCACAATCGTTCGTGATGGTCTACCCGCGCCACGGCGAGCCCGAATACGGCGCGCAGTTCCTCCGGTTCAACTGAGCTCCCCTACCCCGAGGGGAAGACGACGACGGGCCGGTCGGCGTTCTGGAGGATCGAGTAGGTCGTCGATCCCGAGAGGATCTCGACGATCCGGTTCGACTCGCGAGGGATGAACCCGATCGCCGTCGCGTCCTCCTCGCGGGCGCCATCGAAGATCGTCTCGGCGACGTCCGACCCGTAGAGCATCCGCGTCTCGCAGGGGATCCCGGCGGCCTCGCACTCCTCGGCGACGACCGCGAAGGCCTCCTCGCCGCGCTCCTCCTGCTGGGTCGGCGAGGTCGGGTCGGGCGCGCCGTCGCCCTTCTCGACGACGTGGACGGCGAGCACCGACCCGTCGGCGTCGGCGATCCGCGGGAGCGCGCTCGCGCAGGTCGTTCGGGCGTCCTCCTCGCTTGCGACCGGCAGCAGTACTCGTTCGAGAACGTTCTCGGCCATACGGGGGCGTACGTCCCCATGGTTGTTAATCGGCGGGGATCGACCGGGAAATCGCGGCCAGCCCGGTGGGTGGAGCCCTTCGCGGTATCTAGTTCACCCCCCTCCTAGCCGCCTTCGAACCTGTTAAGGAGTCCCCTCGAAAAGGGGTTTCCATATGTCGTGTCGATACGCCGGTAGCCGCCGGACGAGACGTCGCGCGGGACGGACCGCGCAGCCGAGACGCCGGGGTCGCCGATGAGCGACGAGGAGCTCGCGAAGGACCTCGGGCTGGTCTCGGCGATGACGATCGGCATCGGGACGATGATCGGCGCGGGGATCTTCGTCCTGCCGGGCGTCGCCGCCCAGGAGGCCGGCCCGATCGTCGTCGCCTCGTTCATCATCGGCGGGCTCGTCGCGCTCGTCAACGCCTTCTCGGTCGCCGAGCTGGGCACCGCGATGCCGAAAGCCGGCGGCGCCTACTACTGGATCAACCGCGCGTTGGGGCCGGTCTTCGGTAGCGTCGCCGGACTGGGCGACTG
The sequence above is a segment of the Halalkalicoccus tibetensis genome. Coding sequences within it:
- a CDS encoding cation:proton antiporter, which encodes MLLDELFGWLPVEEPVVVFTLALAVFLVGPLAIKRVGLPGIVGIVLLGALIGPNGLGILSLTSAIELLGEVGLVYLLFTVGLELDLRGFAKAPENAALFGLTSFFLPFIAGTGLGVAVLGLSVPAAALLAAVFSSHTLLAYPVANQLDITKNRAVTAVFGGILFTDTLALVVLALVMGAVDGGLSALLFAQIFGAIVVLFAGVWFVVPPIARWFFQNLSEESYFEFLFVATALFAAGSLAEVLGLSAILGAFVAGIALNRQIPRGGTLMNRIEFVGNAFFIPFFLIYVGMLVDVGVIFDGLGTLQVAATILATMFVMKWVAAWVVSRIQGYDENERGVIYGLSVGQAAAALAITLIGFEEGLFTADVLNAVVLMMLVATVVSPWWTVRAGQKLAREEEVEPGGDDELDPRVLLPLSTDAERQQRLLEFAFVLKEEDAAEPVHLLTVVRPESGRTEEQVALVERDLERAAEFGGAAEVPIESETRVNHNIASGIVRGSVETRADVILMGWDARASFGRRIFGDIIDQVLRRTRIPVMVSRLGHPINTTERVFLVVPHGIDHHEGFYEAVHVVKRLASKLGTPVTVLVMEGDTHQYERLFGMVENEVDAEFESMEWSSLLDSLGERAAEDDLIVTLSPREGEVGWHSELAELPSRLVELPPQSFVMVYPRHGEPEYGAQFLRFN
- a CDS encoding universal stress protein; amino-acid sequence: MAENVLERVLLPVASEEDARTTCASALPRIADADGSVLAVHVVEKGDGAPDPTSPTQQEERGEEAFAVVAEECEAAGIPCETRMLYGSDVAETIFDGAREEDATAIGFIPRESNRIVEILSGSTTYSILQNADRPVVVFPSG